In Leuconostoc kimchii IMSNU 11154, one genomic interval encodes:
- a CDS encoding cadmium resistance transporter codes for MPDLSLVTMLFIGVNLDFFVILLFLLQKYRFRDNFIGYELGMLIVFAISALAGQLIQTVIPTWAIGFLGLLPIYMGIKGENEDEDDQSKSASHRGIIAVLTMYLASCGADNIAVYVPVLATMTTTAILITMVYFIVLTAVSLTLASFFGQIPIIKRIFERWGSPLSRLIYILIGLFVMFDTGLIQFIINLF; via the coding sequence ATGCCCGACCTATCACTCGTAACAATGTTATTCATTGGCGTTAATTTAGATTTTTTTGTTATTTTATTATTTTTATTACAAAAATATCGTTTCAGAGATAATTTCATCGGCTATGAATTAGGCATGCTCATTGTTTTTGCCATCAGTGCCCTTGCTGGTCAGCTAATCCAGACTGTGATTCCTACATGGGCTATTGGCTTTCTTGGTTTATTACCAATTTATATGGGCATCAAAGGTGAGAATGAGGATGAAGACGACCAGTCAAAATCAGCATCTCACAGAGGCATTATTGCAGTTTTGACCATGTACTTGGCCAGTTGTGGTGCTGATAACATTGCTGTCTACGTCCCAGTCTTAGCCACAATGACGACGACTGCTATTTTAATCACGATGGTTTATTTTATTGTCTTGACCGCTGTATCATTAACATTAGCTTCCTTCTTTGGTCAAATCCCAATCATAAAACGTATTTTTGAACGTTGGGGATCACCACTAAGCCGCCTCATTTATATTTTAATTGGCCTATTTGTCATGTTCGATACAGGGTTGATTCAATTTATTATCAACTTATTTTGA